The Mya arenaria isolate MELC-2E11 chromosome 16, ASM2691426v1 genome includes a window with the following:
- the LOC128221081 gene encoding uncharacterized protein LOC128221081, producing MKMSTIRFVIILAAVTTLSKADITSLEMKVEGLENLISSMQTFVLQDMILIKGKLANTDRKLEQLFDRIDNLQSTERVGGISEGDIEQISAKVVQQVSERIDLQNIGSGVSKGSAAKLEDLENKVNKTHNAVKEMGTEMATVSDILTRVKRGFAKEKLSLLNEVSALKETTANVKRAIDAIFVDFNNTMDSIEHKHNEITTKLKSDIGTLVTEVSDKIAEIVNNESLKATQLIQDTFNYFGKNGEQLSSEMSSVAINISSQLDDRVGEVVIRLDNISLECVKSIGRLNNHNEKMMFLHRFDGIGIKHFHVLGARARLANATLYDTNGVQGRLEVNVNGEWGTVCNVNFDTSANPYGEADEETVSCRTLGAGFTKGLALPNIPFGQSMGPVVMSQDCDGHEHSLHDCRDNGDPTFCGHERDVHLRCFE from the exons ATGAAGATGTCCACCATTCGTTTTGTAATCATCCTAGCGGCGGTAACCACGTTGAGTAAGGCTGATATAACCTCCCTTGAGATGAAGGTAGAAGGCCTGGAGAACTTGATATCTTCTATGCAGACTTTCGTCCTACAA GACATGATATTAATTAAAGGCAAGCTTGCGAACACCGACAGAAAACTCGAACAACTCTTTGATCGAATCGACAACCTTCAATCGACAGAACGTGTAGGAGGAATTTCCGAGGGAGACATAGAACAAATAAGCGCCAAG GTGGTTCAACAGGTTTCCGAACGCATTGATCTCCAAAACATTGGTTCCGGGGTTTCAAAAGGATCAGCTGCTAAACTTGAAGATCTCGAAAACAAAGTTAATAAAACTCATAATGCCGTTAAAGAAATGGGAACGGAAATGGCAACTGTATCAGACATTTTAACCAGAGTAAAACGTGGTTTTGCAAAAGAAAAACTTTCGTTGTTAAACGAAGTAAGTGCGCTAAAAGAGACAACTGCCAATGTAAAGAGAGCCATCGACGCTATTTTTGTAGATTTCAATAATACCATGGATAGCATTGAACATAAACACAATGAGATAACAACAAAACTAAAAAGCGATATTGGAACACTGGTGACCGAGGTTTCTGATAAAATCGCAGAGATTGTTAATAATGAATCACTAAAGGcaacacaattaatacaagaCACGTTCAATTACTTTGGCAAAAACGGGGAGCAACTGTCAAGTGAGATGTCATCTGTCGCGATCAACATTTCGTCACAGTTAGATGATCGAGTGGGTGAAGTCGTTATCAGGCTTGACAATATTTCATTAGAATGTGTTAAATCAATTGGTCGTCTTAACAACCATAATGAGAAGATGATGTTTTTACACAGGTTTGATGGCATTGGTATAAAGCATTTTCACGTACTAGGCGCCAGGGCAAGGCTTGCCAATGCCACACTTTACGACACAAACGGTGTTCAGGGTCGACTTGAGGTAAACGTGAATGGAGAGTGGGGAACAGTGTGTAATGTCAACTTTGATACTTCAGCTAACCCATACGGTGAGGCAGACGAAGAGACAGTTTCATGTAGAACCCTGGGTGCAGGGTTCACAAAAGGGCTGGCCCTGCCTAATATTCCATTTGGTCAGAGTATGGGACCAGTGGTTATGAGTCAAGACTGTGATGGCCATGAACATTCATTACATGATTGTAGGGACAATGGGGATCCAACCTTTTGTGGGCATGAACGTGACGTACACTTGCGTTGTTTTGAATAA